Proteins encoded within one genomic window of Paenarthrobacter sp. JL.01a:
- a CDS encoding pyridoxamine 5'-phosphate oxidase family protein, with amino-acid sequence MEKTPREAVERLEPEECWDLLSHQTVGRLAVLAEGHPDVFPVNYVLDQDGIVFRTGAGTKYWSAMTAPCAFEIDGYEALASQAWSVVARGRAAVILERHELAKVGALGLDPWQPGSKNHYVRLTPESITGRRFTTTRPDVWDAPLNDARRESFR; translated from the coding sequence ATGGAAAAGACACCTCGGGAAGCCGTCGAACGACTTGAGCCCGAAGAATGTTGGGACCTGCTCAGTCATCAAACCGTAGGCCGGCTCGCGGTCCTCGCCGAGGGACATCCGGACGTTTTTCCGGTGAACTACGTCCTGGACCAGGACGGGATCGTGTTCCGAACAGGTGCCGGAACCAAGTACTGGAGTGCCATGACGGCGCCCTGCGCGTTTGAAATCGACGGGTATGAAGCCCTCGCATCCCAGGCCTGGAGCGTCGTGGCCAGGGGGCGGGCGGCGGTGATCCTGGAGCGTCACGAACTCGCAAAAGTTGGCGCACTTGGTCTGGATCCATGGCAACCCGGAAGCAAAAACCATTACGTCAGGCTGACTCCGGAATCCATCACGGGCAGGCGCTTTACCACCACCCGTCCCGATGTTTGGGATGCACCACTCAACGACGCCCGCAGGGAGTCATTCCGCTGA
- a CDS encoding GAF domain-containing protein, translating into MMNHPSGPSAEEHQPSKVPLEELLRNFMSRAGELLMAEERTRGLLEAVVAVAGDLSLEAVLQRVVECARQMLQARYAALGVIGEDNALSHFITVGMDQDRARRIGPLPTGHGVLGLLITEPAPLRLHDLREHPRAYGFPEDHPPMKSFLGVPIRVRDVVFGNLYLTEKEDGGDFTPEDEDLAVALAAAAGVAIENARLYEDGRRRTAWLEACMAVTDQLLDRDREDKPAEAILDIVTESAAAETGSSLAIALVPAGSGAYSVAAANNRSGPDPVGMLFSVDAPAVGNIILTGCSIVVEDTWNLPGISEGFIQPKVLVVDLSAQGTHYGLLVLARNIEAGEFTSTDTEMASVFGSHVAMALALEKIRRLREQSLVFTDRDRIARDLHDLVIQRLFAAGLSIQSLRRFTADPSAPERIDGITDELDTSIRDLRDTIYSLGALSPGRGPLSSRILEKVRSGAAALPYTPHLTLTGRVDALEDEVVIEHLLAVISEGLSNAVRHSEAQTIAVSVVVAPDSLTVEVSDDGRGFDNAVPGNGLANMVERAVGLHGSCTITSRPGEGTTVTWSVPLA; encoded by the coding sequence ATGATGAACCACCCGTCCGGCCCATCAGCGGAGGAACACCAGCCCTCCAAGGTCCCCCTGGAGGAACTCCTCCGGAATTTCATGTCTCGGGCCGGGGAATTGCTCATGGCCGAGGAACGAACCCGTGGGTTGCTGGAAGCCGTGGTGGCGGTGGCCGGCGACTTGAGCCTCGAAGCAGTACTTCAACGCGTTGTGGAGTGCGCGCGCCAGATGCTCCAGGCACGGTACGCGGCCCTGGGCGTAATTGGCGAGGACAATGCACTGAGCCACTTCATCACCGTGGGCATGGACCAGGATCGCGCCCGGCGCATCGGTCCCCTTCCCACGGGGCACGGAGTCCTGGGCCTGCTGATCACCGAACCGGCCCCCCTCCGTCTCCATGACCTGCGGGAGCATCCCCGGGCCTATGGTTTTCCCGAAGACCATCCCCCGATGAAGTCGTTCCTGGGCGTCCCAATCAGGGTCCGGGACGTGGTCTTTGGCAATCTGTACCTTACGGAAAAGGAAGATGGTGGTGACTTCACGCCCGAAGACGAGGACCTCGCCGTGGCCCTTGCCGCCGCAGCCGGCGTCGCCATTGAAAACGCGAGGCTCTATGAGGACGGGCGCCGTCGCACGGCGTGGCTTGAGGCCTGCATGGCCGTGACCGACCAACTGCTGGACCGCGATCGGGAGGACAAGCCGGCGGAAGCCATCTTGGACATCGTCACGGAAAGTGCAGCGGCAGAGACCGGCAGTTCCCTGGCAATAGCCTTGGTTCCCGCCGGCAGTGGCGCCTACTCTGTGGCGGCGGCCAACAACCGGAGCGGCCCGGATCCCGTAGGCATGCTGTTTTCCGTGGATGCGCCGGCAGTGGGGAACATCATCCTTACCGGGTGCAGCATCGTCGTTGAAGATACCTGGAACCTGCCCGGCATAAGCGAAGGCTTCATCCAACCCAAGGTGCTGGTGGTGGATCTCAGCGCCCAGGGAACACATTATGGCTTGTTGGTCCTGGCCCGGAACATCGAAGCGGGAGAGTTCACCTCGACTGACACTGAAATGGCGTCCGTGTTCGGTTCCCACGTGGCCATGGCACTGGCGCTGGAGAAGATCCGCCGTCTCCGTGAGCAGTCGCTGGTCTTTACCGACAGGGACCGGATAGCCCGGGACCTACACGACCTTGTCATCCAACGGCTTTTCGCGGCCGGACTGAGCATCCAGAGCCTCCGGCGCTTCACGGCCGACCCGTCCGCGCCGGAGCGGATAGATGGAATCACCGATGAGTTGGACACCAGTATCAGGGACTTGCGCGATACGATCTATTCGCTCGGTGCCCTTTCTCCTGGCCGCGGCCCGCTGAGCAGTCGAATCCTTGAGAAGGTGCGTTCAGGCGCGGCGGCCCTCCCCTATACACCGCATCTGACGCTGACGGGCAGGGTTGACGCGTTGGAAGACGAAGTCGTCATCGAGCACCTGCTGGCGGTCATTTCGGAGGGGCTTAGCAACGCCGTCCGGCATTCGGAGGCACAAACGATCGCTGTTTCCGTTGTCGTCGCACCGGACTCACTCACCGTCGAAGTGAGCGACGACGGCCGCGGCTTCGACAACGCCGTTCCCGGCAACGGCCTTGCCAACATGGTCGAGCGGGCGGTTGGACTCCACGGCTCCTGCACCATCACCAGCAGGCCGGGCGAGGGAACCACTGTGACGTGGTCCGTCCCCTTGGCGTGA
- a CDS encoding response regulator, translating into MNVQEVPVANTGNAGQVLRVYILDDHELVRRGLQELLENEGFLVVGMSGSAEEATRRIPALHPDIAVLDARLPDGTGIEVCRNVRSVDPALNCVILTSYDDEQALRGAVIAGAAGYILKEIGGTDLLGALRRAAHGESLFDDTVRERIIQGLTEPERPDPRVAALTPQERRVLEFVGKGLTNRQIGEEMVLAEKTVKNYVSSLLAKLGFERRTQAAVFMAHAPEGERGTLG; encoded by the coding sequence ATGAATGTCCAGGAGGTGCCCGTTGCCAACACCGGCAACGCCGGGCAGGTTCTCAGGGTCTACATTCTCGACGACCATGAGTTGGTCCGTCGGGGCCTCCAGGAGTTGCTCGAAAACGAAGGTTTCCTGGTGGTGGGGATGTCCGGGTCGGCTGAGGAAGCAACGCGGCGCATTCCGGCCTTGCATCCTGACATAGCTGTTCTGGACGCAAGGTTGCCGGATGGCACCGGGATCGAGGTCTGCCGTAACGTGCGCTCGGTGGACCCTGCGCTGAACTGCGTGATCCTCACCAGCTACGACGATGAGCAGGCCTTGCGGGGTGCAGTCATAGCCGGCGCGGCCGGCTACATCCTTAAGGAAATCGGCGGCACTGACCTTTTGGGTGCGCTGCGCCGGGCAGCCCATGGCGAATCCCTTTTCGACGACACCGTGCGCGAGCGTATCATCCAAGGGCTCACCGAACCTGAGCGGCCGGATCCGCGGGTAGCGGCATTGACTCCACAGGAACGCAGGGTTTTGGAATTCGTGGGGAAGGGCTTGACCAACAGGCAGATCGGGGAGGAGATGGTGCTGGCTGAAAAGACAGTCAAGAACTACGTATCGTCCCTGCTGGCAAAATTGGGATTCGAGCGCCGAACACAGGCTGCCGTTTTCATGGCCCACGCTCCGGAGGGGGAAAGAGGAACCTTGGGCTGA
- a CDS encoding SPW repeat protein yields the protein MKRWTRWQDWVVAAAGAYTALSVLWTSQTGSSTAIMVTLGILLIAGAAINLAMPGMPAVEWAQAVIAVALLLAPWVGAFTSATGAAWTAWIAGAVALVVTALAIRPSTEEYRHHHVAPAP from the coding sequence ATGAAGCGATGGACGCGATGGCAGGACTGGGTTGTTGCCGCCGCAGGTGCCTACACGGCATTGTCGGTCCTCTGGACTTCCCAGACAGGATCGTCGACGGCGATCATGGTCACCTTGGGCATCCTGCTGATCGCAGGCGCAGCAATCAACCTGGCCATGCCGGGCATGCCGGCTGTTGAATGGGCGCAGGCCGTTATTGCCGTGGCACTGCTGCTGGCCCCTTGGGTGGGCGCCTTCACTTCGGCTACGGGGGCCGCGTGGACCGCCTGGATCGCCGGCGCTGTAGCTTTGGTGGTCACGGCCCTGGCCATCAGGCCCAGCACCGAGGAATACCGGCATCACCACGTTGCGCCGGCACCTTGA
- a CDS encoding MBL fold metallo-hydrolase RNA specificity domain-containing protein, with the protein MVGNKAVLRFLGATDTVTGSRYLVEYQGTRLLVDCGLFQGYKRLRERNRRPFPVPPSEIDAVLLTHAHLDHTGYLPLLVRDGFRGPVYSTEGTRELCRLLLPDSGHLQEEEARHAEHTGSSIHDPVLPLYTALDATRSLQSFRPVDFDSPVHVGDAFEAVFVPAGHILGAAQIHLRAGQQSIHFTGDLGRADDPLMNPPRPLEAVEVLVTESTYGNRKHPTGDAGKELADVVSRTAKRGGVVLIAAFAVGRAESLLLQLARLMRKRAIPEIPIYLNSPMAIDASYIYQQHPEEHRLKPEEFKAMYQLARMTRSVDDSKLLSLRGGPMIIISASGMLTGGRILHHIEAYGGDANNAVVLSGYQAGGTRGAALAAGAREMRIYGHDVRIRAEVVQLEGLSAHADADAIISWMRTAPQAPRMTYVTHGEAEASEALRLRIKHELGWKARVPEYLEKVLLDNPH; encoded by the coding sequence ATGGTTGGAAACAAGGCCGTTCTTCGATTCCTCGGTGCAACTGACACGGTAACGGGATCCCGCTACCTCGTCGAGTACCAGGGCACCCGCCTGTTGGTGGACTGCGGCCTCTTCCAAGGCTACAAACGTCTCCGGGAACGCAACCGCAGACCGTTCCCCGTCCCACCCTCGGAAATCGATGCGGTCCTGCTGACACATGCCCACCTGGACCACACAGGCTACCTTCCCCTCCTGGTCAGGGACGGCTTCCGCGGCCCCGTCTACAGCACCGAAGGCACGAGGGAGCTTTGCAGGCTCCTGCTGCCGGACAGCGGGCACCTGCAGGAAGAGGAAGCCCGCCATGCAGAACACACAGGCTCCTCCATCCATGATCCCGTCCTGCCGCTCTACACTGCCTTGGACGCCACTCGATCCCTGCAGAGTTTCCGGCCCGTGGATTTCGATTCCCCTGTGCACGTAGGGGATGCCTTCGAGGCGGTCTTCGTGCCGGCCGGGCACATACTTGGCGCAGCCCAGATCCACCTGCGCGCCGGCCAGCAGTCGATTCACTTCACCGGAGACCTGGGCCGTGCCGACGACCCCCTCATGAACCCGCCCCGGCCTCTGGAAGCCGTCGAGGTGCTTGTCACGGAGTCAACGTATGGCAACCGCAAACACCCTACGGGCGACGCCGGAAAGGAATTGGCGGACGTGGTGTCCCGGACAGCCAAACGCGGCGGGGTGGTCCTCATTGCCGCCTTCGCGGTAGGCAGGGCTGAAAGCCTCCTCCTTCAACTGGCCAGGCTTATGCGAAAACGTGCCATTCCGGAGATTCCCATCTACCTCAACAGCCCCATGGCCATTGACGCGAGCTACATATACCAGCAGCACCCTGAAGAGCATCGGCTCAAACCAGAAGAGTTCAAAGCCATGTACCAACTGGCCAGGATGACCAGAAGCGTTGACGACTCCAAGCTCCTCAGCCTCAGAGGAGGTCCCATGATCATCATTTCAGCGAGCGGCATGCTCACTGGTGGTCGGATCCTGCACCACATTGAAGCCTACGGCGGAGATGCCAACAATGCCGTGGTCCTCAGCGGCTACCAGGCCGGGGGAACCAGGGGCGCGGCCCTCGCCGCAGGAGCCCGCGAGATGCGGATCTACGGACACGATGTTCGCATTCGGGCCGAAGTGGTGCAGCTGGAGGGGCTTAGCGCCCACGCAGATGCGGACGCCATCATCAGCTGGATGCGCACGGCGCCACAAGCGCCCCGCATGACTTATGTGACGCATGGCGAAGCTGAAGCCTCCGAGGCCCTGCGCCTTCGCATCAAGCATGAACTGGGATGGAAGGCCCGGGTTCCGGAGTATCTGGAAAAGGTATTGCTCGACAACCCCCACTGA
- a CDS encoding zinc-dependent alcohol dehydrogenase family protein has protein sequence MKALVYDGPGTKTWKDVPDPMISQPTDAIVRIDTTTICGTDLHILKGDVPAVKPGRILGHEGVGTVTEVGSSVSGIRPGDRVIISCIKSCGHCSNCRKMLFSHCLGDEGQPGTGWIFGHLIDGTQAEFVRVPYAENSLHKVPENVSDDEAAMLSDILPTAFEIGVLDGRVAPGDIIAVVGAGPIGLAVMATAGLSGASIIIAIDPNQSRLSRAAEFGATHTINPGNPDWLNEALSLTDGSGVDVVMEAVGLPETFAMCLQLVRPGGNVANIGVHGKSAELPLQDLWIRNINISMGLVNTNTTPMLLRLVAQHKLPAGKFATHHFPLHRITDAYETFAQASETQALKVVLSRDVRD, from the coding sequence GTGAAGGCCCTCGTGTATGACGGGCCCGGAACGAAAACGTGGAAGGACGTTCCGGATCCTATGATCAGCCAACCCACGGACGCGATAGTGCGCATTGACACAACAACCATCTGCGGAACAGACCTTCACATCCTGAAAGGAGATGTCCCGGCAGTAAAGCCCGGGCGGATCCTCGGCCACGAAGGGGTAGGCACTGTCACCGAGGTGGGCAGCTCGGTCAGCGGTATCCGGCCCGGCGACCGGGTGATCATCTCTTGCATCAAGTCCTGCGGACACTGCAGCAACTGCCGGAAAATGTTGTTCTCCCATTGCCTGGGGGATGAAGGGCAGCCCGGCACTGGATGGATCTTTGGCCACCTCATCGACGGGACCCAGGCCGAATTCGTACGCGTCCCCTACGCAGAAAACTCACTGCACAAGGTTCCCGAAAACGTCAGTGATGACGAGGCCGCCATGCTCTCGGACATCCTGCCAACCGCTTTTGAAATCGGAGTCCTCGATGGCCGGGTAGCCCCGGGCGACATCATCGCCGTCGTAGGAGCCGGACCTATCGGCTTGGCTGTCATGGCAACAGCGGGGCTGAGCGGAGCCTCGATCATCATCGCCATCGATCCCAACCAAAGCCGTTTGTCCCGCGCTGCGGAATTCGGAGCCACCCACACCATCAATCCGGGCAATCCCGACTGGTTGAACGAGGCCCTTTCCCTTACCGATGGCTCCGGCGTGGACGTGGTCATGGAAGCGGTGGGGCTCCCGGAAACGTTCGCCATGTGCCTGCAGCTGGTCAGGCCCGGAGGGAACGTGGCCAACATCGGTGTGCACGGCAAATCTGCAGAATTGCCGCTGCAGGACCTGTGGATCCGCAACATCAACATCAGCATGGGGCTGGTAAACACCAACACCACACCCATGCTGCTGCGCCTCGTTGCCCAGCACAAACTTCCCGCCGGGAAATTCGCCACCCATCACTTCCCGCTGCACCGGATCACGGATGCCTACGAAACTTTCGCTCAAGCAAGCGAAACGCAGGCGCTGAAAGTGGTCTTGTCCAGGGACGTCCGTGACTGA
- a CDS encoding pyridoxamine 5'-phosphate oxidase family protein yields MTNKAVPETETLDIKQCWEQLRSVSVGRLAVWNTDHPDIFPINYKVDHGTLVFRTGEGTKLHATLGATPVAVEADGVDAASGVAWSVVLKGKAESIKLTQDVLDTVGLLLFPWQAGRKDHFIRIVPTSLTGRRFKVTEPLTWWSPLDDATRAGLE; encoded by the coding sequence ATGACCAACAAGGCAGTACCCGAAACGGAAACCCTCGATATCAAGCAGTGCTGGGAGCAGCTCCGGAGCGTGTCGGTGGGGCGGCTAGCGGTGTGGAACACCGACCATCCGGACATTTTCCCGATCAACTACAAGGTGGACCACGGCACGTTGGTCTTCCGGACCGGAGAAGGCACCAAGCTCCACGCAACCCTGGGTGCCACTCCCGTGGCGGTAGAGGCCGACGGCGTGGACGCCGCTTCCGGGGTGGCGTGGAGCGTGGTGCTCAAGGGAAAGGCCGAGAGCATCAAACTCACGCAGGATGTCCTGGATACCGTGGGTTTGTTGCTCTTCCCCTGGCAAGCTGGCCGCAAAGACCATTTCATCCGCATCGTCCCCACCTCCCTGACCGGGCGGCGCTTCAAAGTCACAGAGCCGCTGACGTGGTGGAGCCCGCTCGACGACGCCACCCGCGCTGGTCTCGAATAG
- a CDS encoding GAF domain-containing protein, which produces MDSEQGWTSPMKGRVDVLLREFVERADELLHAQEQMNGLLAAVVSLAEDLSLETVLDRVVKSACVLVDAAYGALGVIGEDQRLSHFITVGIDEDGIRSIGDLPTGHGVLGHLIREPKPLRLHDLSKHPKAVGFPANHPPMKTFLGVPIRVRDTVFGNLYLTEKKDSQDFTRADEDLAVALAAAAGVAIQNARLFDESVRRRRWLEAGMELASQLIADEPDDGKGNLDRVADAAVHASDSILGVIAVPGPDGILRCRSAVGVQGVHAGQELPCPDVVATVIETGQSGLVQDASQVFGAGMSEKLGTVLVSALGQRGTVNGVLMLARSPGSASFTRTDLESSALFSSRIGLALDLARVSARRQQEMVLSDRERIARDLHDLVIQRVFAAGLGIQNLKRFVEDPAGLDRMGAISDELNQTIRTLRATIEELRSEGMSDQADPL; this is translated from the coding sequence ATGGACAGCGAGCAGGGATGGACTTCTCCAATGAAGGGCCGCGTCGACGTACTCCTGCGCGAATTCGTGGAGCGCGCCGACGAGCTTCTGCACGCCCAAGAGCAAATGAACGGGTTGTTGGCAGCGGTGGTGTCCCTTGCCGAGGACCTGAGCCTCGAAACAGTGCTTGACCGGGTGGTGAAGTCTGCATGCGTCCTGGTGGATGCCGCCTACGGGGCCTTGGGCGTCATTGGCGAGGACCAACGTCTCAGCCATTTCATCACCGTGGGGATCGACGAGGACGGTATCAGGTCGATCGGTGACCTCCCTACGGGCCACGGCGTTCTTGGCCACCTCATCAGGGAACCCAAACCGCTGCGTCTCCACGACCTGAGCAAGCATCCAAAGGCTGTCGGATTCCCTGCCAACCACCCGCCCATGAAGACTTTCCTGGGAGTGCCGATCCGGGTACGGGACACAGTGTTCGGAAACTTGTACCTTACCGAAAAGAAGGACTCCCAGGACTTCACGCGCGCTGACGAGGACTTGGCGGTAGCGCTTGCAGCGGCTGCGGGTGTCGCCATCCAGAACGCACGTTTGTTCGATGAGAGCGTCCGCAGGCGGCGTTGGCTTGAAGCGGGCATGGAACTCGCCAGCCAGCTGATCGCAGACGAGCCCGACGACGGCAAAGGGAACCTCGACCGCGTGGCGGACGCAGCTGTCCATGCCTCGGATTCCATTCTTGGGGTGATCGCCGTCCCGGGACCCGACGGGATACTGCGTTGCCGCTCTGCTGTTGGAGTGCAGGGCGTCCATGCGGGGCAGGAACTGCCTTGCCCGGACGTGGTGGCAACAGTAATCGAAACCGGTCAGTCGGGCCTTGTTCAGGATGCGTCCCAGGTCTTTGGAGCCGGAATGTCCGAGAAGCTCGGAACCGTCCTGGTCTCGGCCTTGGGCCAGCGTGGAACCGTAAACGGTGTCCTCATGTTGGCGCGTTCGCCGGGAAGCGCCAGCTTTACCCGCACGGATCTCGAATCGAGTGCACTCTTCAGCAGCCGGATCGGTCTCGCCCTGGACCTCGCACGGGTCAGCGCCCGCCGGCAGCAGGAAATGGTTCTCTCCGACCGCGAACGTATAGCAAGGGACTTGCATGACCTGGTCATTCAACGCGTGTTCGCGGCAGGCCTCGGAATCCAGAACCTCAAGCGGTTCGTTGAAGACCCCGCCGGTCTTGATCGGATGGGGGCTATTTCCGACGAACTTAACCAAACCATCCGCACCCTGCGTGCGACCATCGAAGAGTTGCGGTCCGAGGGGATGTCCGACCAGGCAGATCCCCTGTGA
- a CDS encoding flavodoxin family protein — protein sequence MKALVVYESMYGNTRKVAEAIANGLDGAVSALAVPVSGVTADRVADCELLIVGGPTHVHGMSRPSTRRSARDVASATGEVDIGALTSVGVREWLDAMEPASPGQFAVAFDTRNHGPSFLTGRASKSISERLRRAGFSVLATAESFEVAPGPSMAPEELERARRWGGELARLLQDRGARK from the coding sequence ATGAAAGCTTTGGTGGTTTACGAGTCGATGTACGGCAATACCAGGAAGGTTGCCGAAGCGATCGCGAACGGACTGGATGGTGCCGTGTCCGCGCTGGCGGTACCTGTGAGCGGGGTCACTGCGGACAGGGTCGCTGATTGCGAGCTGCTGATAGTGGGCGGCCCTACACACGTCCACGGCATGAGCAGGCCCTCGACACGCCGCTCAGCACGTGATGTCGCGTCGGCCACGGGAGAAGTGGATATCGGTGCCCTGACGAGTGTTGGTGTCCGGGAATGGTTGGATGCGATGGAACCCGCATCGCCGGGCCAATTCGCCGTTGCCTTCGATACCCGCAACCACGGTCCATCTTTCCTCACGGGCAGGGCATCCAAAAGCATCAGCGAACGGCTGCGGCGCGCTGGATTCAGCGTTCTGGCCACGGCTGAAAGCTTCGAAGTTGCTCCAGGACCCTCCATGGCGCCTGAAGAGCTCGAACGGGCCAGACGCTGGGGTGGCGAATTGGCACGACTCCTACAGGATCGCGGAGCCCGGAAATGA
- a CDS encoding universal stress protein: MDTNGRVVVGYDGSREAGQAVRWAAYHAQARRCGLHLVHCSLWPEVADAATPVTGGADPATKHSAETIVAEGVATIREVAPGLELTTSLVYGWPAENLRKLSSRAALLVVGSRGMGGFMGLLVGSVSLELAATAVCPVAVIRQPGQPGGPVMVGISNEYWEGVVGQAALFASVMGAALRIVHVIGRAESQSPKHVAAARETLASAVRSVGNTWPELRIEELLLTGVSVAGTLLAAADHAQMVVVGSSARGTLLASIGSSAHAVLHHAGCPVLVIRQVTGQTLGS; the protein is encoded by the coding sequence ATGGACACCAACGGCCGGGTGGTAGTGGGCTATGACGGCTCCCGTGAGGCCGGGCAGGCCGTTCGTTGGGCGGCCTATCATGCGCAGGCCCGGCGGTGCGGGCTCCATCTGGTGCACTGCTCATTGTGGCCGGAGGTTGCCGACGCGGCCACCCCGGTCACCGGCGGGGCGGATCCCGCAACAAAACACTCGGCCGAGACCATCGTCGCCGAGGGAGTTGCAACTATCCGCGAAGTTGCCCCTGGTCTCGAACTGACAACGAGCCTTGTATACGGTTGGCCTGCCGAGAACCTCCGAAAGCTGTCCTCCCGGGCTGCGTTGCTGGTGGTGGGAAGCCGCGGCATGGGCGGGTTCATGGGCTTGCTGGTTGGATCAGTCAGTCTCGAGCTGGCAGCTACCGCGGTGTGCCCGGTGGCGGTGATACGACAGCCCGGGCAGCCGGGCGGCCCGGTAATGGTCGGCATCAGCAATGAGTACTGGGAAGGCGTCGTAGGGCAGGCAGCACTCTTCGCTTCCGTGATGGGTGCTGCCCTGCGCATCGTTCACGTCATCGGACGCGCCGAAAGCCAGTCGCCAAAACATGTGGCAGCCGCTCGGGAGACCCTTGCCTCCGCAGTCCGGAGCGTTGGCAACACTTGGCCCGAGCTGAGGATTGAGGAGCTATTGCTGACGGGAGTCTCGGTAGCCGGGACACTCCTGGCTGCGGCGGACCATGCTCAGATGGTTGTTGTGGGTTCCAGCGCCCGTGGCACGTTACTTGCAAGTATCGGCTCGTCAGCGCATGCTGTGCTCCACCACGCGGGCTGCCCCGTGCTGGTAATACGCCAGGTCACGGGGCAGACCTTGGGAAGTTGA
- a CDS encoding pyridoxamine 5'-phosphate oxidase family protein encodes MSIPSMEPARVDGARHVSEDLTPERCWDLLRSRETGRFGFVHHGRVMILPVHYLVRDHAIYFRTAATGFVGEPSARMQTSFEVDQTWPDRSEGWSVLVSGPSSHVTEPGLVKQLFGKAMPEPWAGGERNLFIRVQPDIISGRHVHLS; translated from the coding sequence ATGAGCATTCCAAGCATGGAACCGGCAAGGGTTGACGGAGCACGGCACGTCAGCGAGGACCTTACTCCCGAACGTTGCTGGGACTTGCTGCGGTCCCGGGAGACCGGCAGGTTCGGCTTTGTTCATCACGGACGCGTCATGATTCTTCCTGTCCACTACCTGGTACGTGACCACGCGATTTACTTCAGGACCGCTGCCACCGGCTTTGTTGGCGAACCATCGGCGCGCATGCAGACCTCTTTTGAGGTTGATCAAACGTGGCCGGACCGCAGCGAAGGCTGGTCGGTGCTGGTCAGTGGGCCTTCCTCCCATGTCACCGAGCCCGGTTTGGTGAAGCAGCTTTTTGGCAAAGCGATGCCCGAGCCCTGGGCCGGAGGTGAACGAAACCTCTTCATCCGCGTTCAGCCGGACATCATTTCAGGCCGCCATGTGCACCTGAGCTGA
- a CDS encoding universal stress protein, whose translation MREAIVVGVGDSPSSEAAMRWAMHRGAALKVPVLLVHAVDDRWAYDAVGYNDWIRNSGAALLADAKDRAAKMEPTVTLSTDLVSGAPGYSLRKKSKKASMVVIGSGHSWVGGSLTDRALQVAAVAQCPVAVIGEHDLGSRRGVLVGVDGSEESVQAVAFAAAEADRTGQKLTVLHAFHLPDPWLSRGMPGGNFNGLIEQEERVVLAETVAGLADTYPDLTVHQVLQTDRSPAEALLTAAKTAALLVVGSRGRGSFKRLMLGSTAHAVLAKLPCPTVITRVKPVKHSG comes from the coding sequence ATGAGAGAGGCCATTGTCGTCGGTGTCGGCGATTCTCCGAGCAGTGAAGCTGCGATGCGTTGGGCCATGCACCGGGGGGCTGCCCTCAAGGTGCCCGTCCTGCTCGTGCACGCAGTGGATGACAGGTGGGCGTACGATGCCGTGGGCTACAACGATTGGATCCGCAACTCGGGCGCGGCCCTTCTGGCAGACGCCAAAGACCGGGCGGCAAAAATGGAGCCTACAGTGACCCTAAGCACTGACCTGGTTTCGGGAGCACCCGGGTACTCACTGAGGAAGAAGTCCAAGAAGGCTTCCATGGTGGTTATCGGATCAGGACACAGCTGGGTGGGGGGTTCTCTCACCGACCGTGCCCTGCAAGTTGCTGCGGTGGCCCAATGCCCTGTCGCCGTCATCGGTGAACATGACCTGGGCAGCCGGAGAGGTGTGCTGGTTGGGGTGGACGGGTCCGAGGAGTCCGTCCAGGCCGTGGCTTTCGCTGCCGCCGAGGCAGACCGGACGGGACAGAAACTTACCGTCCTGCACGCATTCCACCTCCCGGACCCTTGGCTGAGCCGGGGCATGCCCGGGGGCAACTTCAATGGTCTCATCGAGCAGGAGGAACGTGTCGTACTGGCCGAAACAGTCGCCGGCCTGGCCGACACTTACCCGGACCTGACGGTCCATCAAGTCCTGCAGACGGACAGGAGCCCTGCCGAGGCCCTCCTGACTGCTGCGAAGACCGCCGCCCTCCTGGTTGTCGGGAGCCGTGGACGTGGCAGCTTCAAGCGCCTGATGCTGGGATCCACCGCCCACGCCGTACTGGCCAAACTTCCATGTCCCACCGTCATCACCCGGGTAAAGCCAGTCAAGCATTCGGGATAA